In bacterium, the following are encoded in one genomic region:
- a CDS encoding FG-GAP-like repeat-containing protein translates to MSVRRIARIPSGPYADGRVVCFDDGRDSLPDMYFYKLRGHQIWEFQGWNQFKLVYEDTDAYQDSLGVDVRDAIPYAAGDVDNDGLTDILCVSTEEMGHGLCYNIVMTLESPDRFSYPCSLSWYYRCGNNYAWSGPADLMRRQDSHVGIIASTPTGTHIWENVGDNQNQLKWTGSLEGYNFGFRDFNQDGRNEIATGWYGAEVWEDTGSDQYEMVWRDTLRPQNGPDVWSTADIDGDGRPEFYESFFLPSQNRMYLYMYQDESSNHQFTRTLVDSLTYSGGDDWGRASAGGDIDGDGIDECIWTTYDSVRVYKAFGNNDLRKVWDWRNDHHDTSGFNSLTTTVYDVNGDGYNELLLAGNGKISIFEVDAVDLVAPTHGSYKVGDTVPIRWATHSPPRCDSLSLFLRLDSLWNLQTIVTGLPGSDTVYRWVVPTPSVLPDTGRIVVMAYGPGHQWDMSDSVITFSSGGVAEGTQKVPLRWSLSVSPNPARGAFSVRYDVPDLGHNPNSPAELGYVPRPVSLGIYDVDGRLVRSLSDGRTSPGRYEARLPSGALSAGIYFLRLDAPGFRDVKKAVVTR, encoded by the coding sequence ATGAGCGTGAGGCGTATCGCCCGAATCCCTTCAGGACCGTATGCTGATGGCCGTGTTGTGTGCTTCGATGACGGCCGCGACTCACTTCCGGATATGTACTTCTACAAGCTCAGAGGTCACCAGATTTGGGAGTTTCAAGGCTGGAACCAATTCAAGCTTGTGTACGAGGATACGGATGCGTACCAAGACTCTCTTGGCGTTGATGTACGGGATGCCATCCCTTATGCGGCCGGCGACGTCGACAATGACGGCCTGACCGATATCTTGTGCGTAAGCACCGAGGAGATGGGACACGGTCTCTGCTATAACATAGTGATGACGCTGGAAAGTCCCGACCGCTTCAGCTACCCCTGCTCGCTATCATGGTACTACCGGTGTGGGAATAACTACGCATGGTCCGGTCCAGCCGACCTAATGCGCCGTCAGGACTCGCACGTGGGGATTATCGCTTCCACCCCAACTGGCACTCATATCTGGGAAAACGTCGGCGACAACCAGAATCAACTCAAGTGGACGGGTTCGCTTGAAGGTTATAACTTCGGCTTCCGGGACTTCAACCAAGACGGCAGGAACGAGATTGCCACTGGCTGGTATGGTGCCGAAGTCTGGGAGGACACTGGCAGCGACCAGTACGAGATGGTCTGGCGTGACACGCTCAGGCCTCAGAATGGCCCGGACGTCTGGTCTACGGCCGACATAGATGGGGATGGCAGGCCCGAGTTCTATGAATCGTTCTTCCTTCCATCGCAGAACAGAATGTACCTCTACATGTACCAGGATGAGAGCAGTAACCACCAATTCACCCGCACGCTGGTGGATTCTCTCACGTATTCGGGGGGCGACGACTGGGGCCGGGCCAGCGCGGGCGGGGATATCGACGGCGACGGAATCGACGAGTGCATCTGGACCACATACGACAGTGTCAGGGTGTACAAGGCCTTCGGCAACAACGACCTGCGCAAGGTCTGGGACTGGAGGAACGACCATCACGACACGTCCGGCTTCAACTCGCTGACCACCACGGTCTATGACGTGAACGGCGACGGTTACAACGAGCTTCTGCTGGCAGGCAACGGGAAGATATCGATATTCGAGGTCGATGCGGTCGACCTCGTGGCGCCAACCCACGGTTCGTACAAAGTCGGGGACACGGTCCCAATCCGCTGGGCCACCCACTCGCCGCCGCGCTGTGATTCGCTGTCGCTGTTCCTGAGGCTCGACTCCCTGTGGAATCTCCAAACGATAGTGACTGGTCTTCCGGGATCGGACACTGTCTATCGCTGGGTAGTTCCAACTCCTTCGGTGCTCCCTGACACCGGCCGCATCGTGGTAATGGCGTATGGTCCCGGCCATCAGTGGGACATGTCGGACAGCGTCATCACCTTCAGCAGCGGCGGCGTTGCGGAAGGAACCCAGAAAGTGCCGCTCCGCTGGTCGCTCTCCGTCAGCCCGAATCCGGCCCGAGGCGCATTCTCTGTCCGTTACGACGTGCCGGACTTGGGACACAATCCCAATTCCCCGGCGGAATTGGGTTATGTCCCGCGTCCTGTGTCACTCGGTATTTACGATGTCGACGGCAGACTCGTCCGTTCCCTGTCCGACGGACGTACCTCGCCGGGCCGGTACGAGGCCAGGCTACCTTCGGGTGCTCTTTCTGCCGGAATCTACTTCCTTCGTCTCGACGCGCCCGGCTTCCGGGACGTGAAGAAGGCGGTAGTGACGAGGTGA